The nucleotide window ACATCCATGAAAGCCTCCTCCGTCTACAGACCGATTATATCGACCTGTTTCTACTGCATCGAGATGATCCAGTCATTCCCGCTGGTACAATCATCGAGCACCTGAATCAGGAGATTCGTGCGGGCAACCTTCGAGCGATCGGAGCGTCGAATTGGGAGCTTGAACGCCTCCAAGAAGCGAATGAATACGCCGCGGAACATGGGTTGCAGGGGTTCGTGGTCAGCAGCAACAATATCAGTTTGGCTGTGCCGATGGAACCGATGTGGAAGGGTGTTGTGTCCGTATCGGAATCGGCGTGGGACTGGCATCATGAAACACAATTTCCGCTGCTGCCGTGGTCCTCGCAGGCACGTGGGTTCTTCAGTGGACGTTTTGCCCCTGAAAAACGGGAAAATCAGGATATGGTGCGGGTGTATTATAACGATACCAATTTTGAGCGACTCAGACGGGCACAAATACTTGGGAAGAAAAAAGGGTGTACGGCGATACAGATTTCGCTTGCGTTTGTTCTGCATCAACCTTTTCCAACGTTCCCGCTCGTTGGTCCCTTAACTCACGAGGAGTTATCTTCATGTCTTGCGGCGTTGGCGATCCAACTGTCTCCCGATGAGATGCGTTGGTTGAATCTGGAAGTCGATGACATTGACCTGTGAACGATGTGTAGGAAGGAATAATCTATGTCTACCAAACCAAATGTACTTTTAATAAGCACCGATCATTGGCCCGCTGCTTTGTTAGGGGCTGCGGGACATCCAGATATCCAAACTCCGACCCTTGATGAACTCTGCCGTAGCGGGGTTCGTTTCAGTAATGCCTATGCCGAGTGCCCGGTCTGCATTCCAGCCCGTCGGACACTCATGACGGGGACTACACCCCGCACCCACGGGGATCGGGTGTTCAAAGATAAACTGACCATGCCCGCAATCCCGACGATGGCACAGACCTTTCGGGATGCAGGGTATCAAGCCTATGCTGTTGGGAAATTGCACGTCTACCCGCAACGCGACCGCATCGG belongs to Candidatus Poribacteria bacterium and includes:
- a CDS encoding aldo/keto reductase is translated as MNYGTIPGIEKEISQLVLGCMLFTPDTMEHSYSMLDAFFSAGGNALDSAHSYGGGDSERLLGMWMKNRKNRSEVFLVDKGGHPHSAVPRPRLSPEELAHDIHESLLRLQTDYIDLFLLHRDDPVIPAGTIIEHLNQEIRAGNLRAIGASNWELERLQEANEYAAEHGLQGFVVSSNNISLAVPMEPMWKGVVSVSESAWDWHHETQFPLLPWSSQARGFFSGRFAPEKRENQDMVRVYYNDTNFERLRRAQILGKKKGCTAIQISLAFVLHQPFPTFPLVGPLTHEELSSCLAALAIQLSPDEMRWLNLEVDDIDL